Proteins encoded in a region of the Elusimicrobiota bacterium genome:
- a CDS encoding IPT/TIG domain-containing protein yields MVTSTAGASLVVAVDTYTYINIPAITSVNPNFGPLTGGTTVVITGTGFFGIFSSSGVMFSGVNASTYTVNSSTQITAIAPAHAIGVVDIVVTSTASATPIVLADRYTYYPLPTVTNANPNFGALTGGTTVVITGTNFNGIFVSSGVRFNGVNAASYVVNSSTRITAITPAHAVGVVDIVVVSTAGASLVVAVDTYTYFALPAITSVNPNIGPLAGGTTVVITGTGFIGITGVTGVKFGAVNAASYIVNYSTQITAIAPAQAAGTVDIVATSPVGASPIVLADRYSYANSNAPMITSVSPNFGPLSGVITVVITGANFTGITVSSGVMFGGVNAASYTVNSSTQITAIPPAHAVGVVDIVATNPLGGPSPIVLAGRYTYANVPAITSISPNIGISTGGTTVVITGTGFTGITGVTSVKFDTVNATSYVVDSDTQITAVAPAHAAEVVDVVATSIAGTSPIVLGVNYRYANIPTITNVSPNFGPLSGVITVVITGTGFTGTTGAASVKFGAVNAASYTVNADTQIVAIAPAQAAGTVDIIATSPVGTSLAVLADRYTYANVPAISGITPNIGLATGGTTVVITGTGFTGITVSSGVMFGTVNATSYVVDSNTQITAITPVHVVGTVNIVVTNPSGTSPTVLADRYTYAIIPAITSVNPNFGPLAGVITVAITGSGFTGITGATSVTFGGVNAVSYIVDSDTQISAIVPAHAAGTVDIVITNLVGTSPTGVADAYTYADIPAITGLTPKIGIITGGTTVVIAGTGFTGITGVDGVKFGTVNAVSYVVNSDTQLTAITPAHAAGVVDVVTKSMAGTSPIVLVDRFIYASIPAITGISPIFGPATGGTTVVITGSGFNNIIGVAGVKFDTVNATSYVVDSDTQLTAVSPAHTAGVVDIVMTNPVGSSPIVQADKYTYFLTSVIGTYFDPYIFPSPATGSTAFIAYYMTDSGLANIRIYNEIGELIDALEERKSSGAQSSSIDVDKMAPGVYFYLLNMNYDGGTTQKHSKRKFVVIH; encoded by the coding sequence GTGGTGACCAGCACAGCGGGTGCATCTTTGGTTGTGGCAGTAGATACCTACACTTATATCAACATACCTGCAATAACTAGTGTTAATCCAAACTTTGGCCCCCTCACCGGAGGAACCACGGTTGTTATCACCGGTACAGGGTTCTTCGGTATCTTCTCTTCATCCGGCGTCATGTTCAGCGGGGTGAACGCTTCGACTTATACCGTAAATTCTTCTACGCAAATAACGGCAATCGCGCCGGCACATGCGATAGGGGTCGTCGATATCGTGGTAACGAGTACTGCGAGTGCAACTCCTATTGTACTGGCAGATCGTTATACATATTATCCTCTACCTACAGTCACTAATGCCAATCCAAATTTTGGCGCTCTTACTGGGGGAACCACGGTTGTTATTACTGGTACCAACTTTAATGGTATCTTTGTTTCATCCGGCGTAAGGTTCAACGGGGTGAACGCTGCGAGTTATGTCGTAAACTCTTCAACGCGGATCACGGCAATCACGCCGGCACATGCGGTTGGAGTCGTCGATATCGTGGTGGTAAGCACAGCGGGTGCATCTTTGGTTGTGGCGGTAGATACCTATACGTATTTTGCTTTACCTGCGATCACAAGCGTTAATCCAAATATTGGCCCTCTTGCAGGAGGTACAACAGTTGTTATCACGGGTACCGGGTTCATCGGTATCACTGGAGTGACAGGAGTAAAATTCGGCGCAGTGAACGCTGCAAGTTATATAGTAAATTATTCTACGCAAATCACGGCGATAGCGCCAGCGCAGGCGGCGGGGACAGTGGACATCGTGGCAACGAGCCCGGTGGGCGCATCTCCGATCGTGTTGGCAGATCGCTACTCGTATGCTAACTCTAATGCCCCTATGATCACCAGCGTTAGCCCAAATTTTGGCCCGCTTTCCGGGGTCATCACGGTTGTTATTACCGGTGCCAATTTTACCGGTATCACCGTATCATCCGGCGTCATGTTTGGCGGGGTGAACGCAGCGAGTTATACAGTAAATTCTTCTACGCAGATCACGGCGATCCCGCCGGCGCATGCAGTGGGTGTTGTTGACATCGTAGCGACGAACCCGCTCGGCGGCCCATCTCCGATCGTGCTGGCAGGCCGGTATACGTATGCTAATGTACCTGCGATTACCAGCATCAGTCCAAATATAGGCATTTCTACAGGAGGAACAACGGTTGTTATTACCGGTACCGGGTTTACCGGCATCACCGGAGTGACAAGCGTTAAGTTCGACACAGTGAACGCCACGAGTTATGTCGTAGATTCGGATACGCAGATTACGGCGGTCGCACCGGCACATGCGGCGGAAGTAGTGGACGTTGTGGCGACGAGCATAGCGGGTACATCTCCGATCGTGCTGGGAGTCAATTACAGGTATGCTAATATACCGACGATCACTAACGTTAGTCCAAATTTTGGCCCGCTTTCCGGGGTCATCACGGTTGTCATTACCGGTACCGGGTTTACCGGCACTACTGGTGCGGCAAGCGTTAAGTTCGGCGCAGTGAACGCTGCGAGTTATACTGTAAATGCGGATACACAAATCGTGGCGATAGCGCCGGCTCAGGCGGCAGGGACTGTGGATATCATAGCGACAAGCCCGGTGGGTACATCTCTGGCCGTACTGGCAGATCGCTATACGTATGCCAATGTACCTGCGATCAGTGGCATCACTCCAAATATTGGCCTTGCTACCGGGGGAACAACGGTTGTCATTACTGGCACCGGGTTTACCGGTATCACCGTTTCATCTGGCGTCATGTTCGGCACAGTGAATGCTACGAGTTATGTAGTGGATTCGAATACGCAAATTACGGCAATAACGCCGGTGCATGTTGTGGGAACAGTAAACATCGTGGTGACGAACCCGTCAGGCACATCTCCAACCGTGCTGGCAGATCGCTATACGTATGCTATTATCCCTGCGATTACTAGTGTTAATCCAAACTTTGGCCCGCTTGCGGGGGTCATCACTGTTGCCATTACAGGTTCCGGCTTCACTGGAATAACTGGAGCAACTAGCGTCACGTTTGGCGGAGTGAATGCAGTAAGTTATATAGTGGATTCAGATACACAAATTTCAGCAATAGTTCCAGCGCACGCGGCAGGAACAGTAGATATCGTGATAACGAACTTGGTAGGAACATCTCCAACCGGAGTAGCAGATGCCTATACATATGCTGATATACCGGCAATCACAGGGCTAACTCCCAAAATCGGTATTATTACCGGAGGAACAACGGTTGTTATCGCCGGGACCGGTTTTACCGGTATCACCGGAGTAGACGGCGTTAAGTTCGGTACGGTGAACGCTGTGAGTTATGTCGTGAATTCTGATACGCAGCTTACGGCGATTACACCAGCGCATGCAGCGGGAGTCGTTGACGTCGTAACAAAGAGTATGGCAGGCACGTCTCCAATCGTGCTGGTAGATCGCTTTATATACGCTAGTATACCTGCAATCACTGGTATTAGCCCAATATTTGGCCCAGCTACAGGCGGAACAACAGTTGTTATTACAGGGTCCGGGTTTAATAACATCATCGGTGTGGCCGGTGTAAAGTTTGATACGGTGAACGCCACGAGTTATGTCGTAGATTCGGATACGCAGCTCACGGCGGTATCGCCAGCGCATACAGCAGGGGTTGTTGATATAGTAATGACCAACCCGGTAGGATCATCACCAATCGTGCAGGCAGACAAATATACGTACTTCCTTACATCAGTTATTGGCACCTACTTTGACCCGTATATCTTCCCCTCACCCGCGACAGGCAGTACGGCATTTATTGCGTACTACATGACGGACTCAGGCCTCGCGAATATCCGTATATATAACGAGATCGGTGAGCTTATAGATGCGTTAGAAGAAAGAAAATCGTCTGGTGCACAGAGCTCAAGTATCGATGTTGATAAAATGGCGCCGGGAGTGTATTTCTATCTTTTGAATATGAACTACGACGGCGGGACGACGCAGAAACATTCTAAACGCAAATTCGTGGTTATACACTGA
- a CDS encoding SBBP repeat-containing protein — MKSISWFRCIVLVVSMMLTSAGISFAAAKSDYANLPLSFETNRGQTAEEVKFIARGKGYTLFLTNSETVLSIQPTSTSGTKKVDVVRMKLKGANTKSVVKGIGLLPGKSNYLTGSDQQKWHTDVEQYSKVAYKQAYPGIDVVYYGNQGQLEYDFVVAPKANPGLIRMNFEGAKRLELDKQGNLILSLTEGKLTFNAPILYQKTGNEKTIVDGRFVLASNKQVRFKVGSYDKSKELVIDPTLTYSTYLGVSVEDRVNALVVDAAGNVYMTGQTVDVVDKFPGTSLAGMYQSSNGTGAFDAFVIKINSLGAIVWATYYGGTGSEKGLGIGVDGTNASGNGPKVYITGSIASGTLPASTALGTDIGVGTDTDAFIAAFGNDGKSLVYAHAFGGPQDDSGNGIAVDAAGNAYVTGGTLSMAADSFPYTFNGGAVFTYTLGCAQSTAGGAGDAFVSKFDAAGILKYSTYLGGTGIDQANAIAIDSLGNAYVCGQCGDTFVAPGVKYAGVFKQTQNSNPDGFIAKLDPTGADFVYKTYLGGSTPPTDATGIALDSNDNVYVTGWTMSADMPKTSPGTDRIGQTTIDTAPDAYIFKMKMDLTGAGDAKYFTYLGGDTDDRATAITVDTVGNAYVTGRTTSLDFVVDDTLIRPASIQTPFDSVLGATAKVFVTVIGPTGATRLFNTYMGGVTEQKGMGIGLDASHNIYVAGWTNSTDFPTSTHSFPTTLSLYPENKGSYDGFVMKISAVSPIIKPVVTNVNPKTGPLTGGTTVVITGTNFTGILISSGVKFGGVYASTFTVMLQRRSLQYHQYILKE, encoded by the coding sequence ATGAAATCTATTTCATGGTTCAGATGTATAGTTCTCGTAGTAAGTATGATGTTAACATCCGCAGGTATAAGTTTTGCGGCAGCGAAGTCGGATTATGCCAACCTCCCGTTGAGTTTTGAAACTAACCGCGGTCAAACCGCAGAGGAAGTAAAGTTTATCGCCCGGGGTAAAGGATACACACTGTTCCTGACTAATTCAGAAACTGTGTTGTCCATACAGCCAACATCAACTTCTGGAACCAAAAAAGTTGATGTGGTTCGTATGAAACTCAAGGGCGCTAATACCAAGTCTGTGGTAAAAGGTATAGGCCTTTTGCCAGGGAAAAGTAATTATTTGACTGGTAGTGACCAGCAGAAATGGCATACCGACGTAGAACAGTATTCCAAAGTGGCATATAAGCAGGCCTATCCGGGAATCGATGTGGTCTATTATGGAAATCAGGGACAGCTGGAATACGATTTTGTCGTCGCGCCAAAGGCAAACCCTGGGCTTATCCGCATGAATTTTGAGGGAGCCAAAAGGCTCGAACTGGATAAACAGGGCAATCTCATCCTGAGTTTAACAGAAGGCAAGTTGACTTTTAATGCTCCGATACTTTACCAGAAAACAGGGAACGAAAAAACAATAGTGGATGGCCGATTTGTGTTGGCCAGTAATAAACAGGTGCGTTTTAAGGTAGGGTCTTATGATAAAAGTAAAGAACTGGTAATAGATCCTACATTAACATATTCAACCTATTTGGGAGTAAGTGTTGAAGACCGGGTTAATGCCCTAGTGGTAGACGCCGCAGGTAATGTTTATATGACAGGACAAACAGTTGATGTCGTAGATAAGTTTCCAGGTACCAGCTTAGCTGGGATGTATCAATCTAGTAATGGCACCGGCGCCTTTGATGCATTTGTTATAAAAATCAATTCGCTCGGAGCTATCGTGTGGGCCACCTATTATGGCGGTACAGGTAGTGAAAAAGGGCTTGGTATAGGCGTGGACGGGACGAATGCTAGTGGTAACGGTCCAAAAGTTTATATCACAGGATCAATTGCCTCAGGAACACTACCGGCTTCAACGGCGCTTGGTACTGATATTGGAGTTGGAACAGACACAGACGCTTTTATAGCAGCCTTTGGTAATGACGGTAAGTCTCTTGTTTACGCGCACGCGTTCGGCGGCCCCCAGGATGATAGTGGTAATGGGATCGCCGTGGATGCGGCAGGTAACGCATATGTAACGGGCGGCACTCTTTCTATGGCTGCCGATAGTTTTCCTTATACGTTCAACGGAGGTGCAGTATTTACATATACGCTAGGTTGTGCACAGTCTACAGCCGGTGGAGCGGGCGATGCATTTGTGTCGAAATTCGATGCAGCCGGTATTCTTAAGTATTCTACATATTTAGGTGGTACGGGAATAGATCAGGCAAACGCAATTGCCATTGATAGTCTGGGTAATGCATATGTTTGCGGCCAATGCGGAGATACCTTTGTTGCACCAGGCGTGAAGTATGCCGGTGTTTTTAAGCAAACCCAAAACAGTAACCCTGATGGGTTCATAGCAAAATTGGATCCAACGGGCGCAGATTTTGTTTATAAAACATACTTAGGCGGATCAACGCCACCGACCGATGCTACTGGTATCGCGTTGGATAGTAATGACAATGTTTATGTAACAGGATGGACGATGTCAGCTGATATGCCTAAAACAAGTCCAGGTACTGACAGGATTGGTCAAACAACTATAGATACCGCGCCGGATGCGTATATATTTAAGATGAAAATGGATCTTACAGGCGCTGGCGATGCGAAGTATTTCACTTATTTAGGTGGTGATACTGACGATAGAGCTACTGCCATCACGGTTGATACAGTAGGCAACGCTTATGTGACCGGGAGAACAACTTCGTTGGATTTCGTAGTCGATGATACATTAATACGTCCTGCATCTATTCAAACACCTTTCGACAGCGTGTTAGGTGCGACGGCAAAAGTGTTTGTGACTGTAATAGGCCCGACTGGGGCTACCCGTTTGTTTAACACATATATGGGAGGCGTGACAGAGCAGAAAGGGATGGGGATTGGCTTGGATGCCAGTCATAATATTTATGTGGCGGGATGGACCAATTCCACTGATTTCCCCACTTCTACACATAGTTTCCCTACGACCTTATCGCTTTATCCGGAAAATAAGGGATCATATGATGGTTTCGTAATGAAAATTTCCGCGGTGTCACCTATAATTAAGCCGGTGGTTACCAACGTTAATCCAAAAACCGGTCCTCTCACTGGAGGAACTACGGTTGTTATTACCGGTACCAATTTTACCGGGATCCTCATTTCGTCAGGTGTTAAGTTCGGCGGAGTTTACGCTTCGACTTTTACTGTAATGCTTCAACGGAGATCGTTGCAATATCACCAGTACATATTGAAGGAGTAG
- a CDS encoding outer membrane beta-barrel protein: MVKVLLKSIVMLAILFGLNEVSFGKSPGTPDKILSIGPRITFTQPKDADSGALYGGAQVRLSLTQILKLEGSIDYRSNDFALFTKVNVVPIQASVMTYINTGTSISPYLLAGAGLYYTQVEGPFNLSYTTNRFGVHIGAGLEVLLTDTLSLDSSFRSLWVEKFSSKDAAAIDKEYEDSGYMITLALNLLF, translated from the coding sequence ATGGTAAAGGTTTTGCTTAAAAGTATTGTGATGTTGGCAATACTATTTGGTTTGAATGAAGTTTCGTTCGGGAAGAGCCCCGGTACTCCCGACAAGATATTATCTATTGGCCCGCGTATAACTTTTACGCAGCCCAAAGATGCGGATTCCGGTGCGTTATATGGCGGTGCGCAAGTTCGGTTATCATTGACCCAGATTCTAAAGCTGGAAGGTTCAATTGATTACCGGAGTAATGATTTTGCGCTGTTTACCAAAGTTAATGTTGTCCCTATACAAGCATCAGTCATGACCTACATTAATACGGGTACATCAATAAGCCCGTACTTACTGGCTGGTGCGGGATTGTATTATACCCAGGTAGAAGGCCCGTTTAATCTGAGCTATACCACTAACAGGTTTGGCGTGCATATTGGTGCTGGGTTAGAGGTTTTATTAACTGATACACTGTCATTAGACAGCAGTTTCCGTAGTCTATGGGTTGAGAAATTCAGTTCAAAAGACGCAGCTGCAATTGATAAAGAATATGAAGACAGCGGGTATATGATTACACTCGCGTTAAACTTATTATTTTAA
- a CDS encoding PorV/PorQ family protein, with protein sequence MYKHFVIFLLILVSSAVNLNSAINDNAGTTSANFLKILSSARSDGMASAFIAVADDVNSLYFNPAGLTGVKRKEIQTTYSAWFENSSFGLLDYGMPLAKNNCLGIGLGYFSYGEMAKTSLIDAAGIPVQDGTFNAWDFNVLLGYAQSLYRDNDTKWLYGLAYGINAKIITRSIDSSTIATAAIDIGVLYTPLKFLNIGFAVQNIGPGLKYENYSDNLPLNIRLGLAQTVIFNPIHKLICAIDISQPVDNNTRFLAGVEYAYKNILFFRTGLRYNYDTNWFTTGIGVRYGHYRLDYAYLPFGPLGNAHKLTLVFTGFPRSR encoded by the coding sequence ATGTATAAACATTTTGTTATTTTTTTATTAATACTGGTGTCAAGCGCTGTAAATCTTAATAGCGCAATCAACGACAACGCGGGGACTACAAGTGCGAACTTTTTAAAAATATTGTCTTCAGCGCGTTCCGATGGAATGGCATCTGCATTTATTGCCGTAGCAGATGATGTTAATTCCTTATATTTCAACCCTGCAGGATTAACAGGTGTTAAACGTAAAGAAATTCAGACAACGTACAGTGCGTGGTTTGAAAATTCAAGTTTTGGACTATTGGATTATGGTATGCCGCTAGCTAAAAATAATTGCCTGGGTATAGGGTTGGGATACTTTTCGTATGGCGAGATGGCAAAAACTTCGCTGATAGATGCTGCAGGTATACCCGTTCAGGATGGTACGTTTAATGCGTGGGATTTTAATGTGTTATTGGGTTATGCACAGAGTTTGTACCGTGACAATGATACAAAATGGTTGTACGGGTTGGCGTATGGGATAAACGCAAAAATTATTACGCGAAGTATTGACTCCAGCACTATTGCAACTGCAGCGATTGATATTGGCGTGCTTTATACACCGCTGAAATTTCTTAATATAGGGTTTGCAGTACAAAATATTGGGCCGGGACTGAAATATGAAAATTATTCTGATAATTTACCGCTTAATATCAGGTTAGGGCTTGCACAAACAGTTATCTTTAATCCGATACACAAGTTGATCTGTGCTATAGATATCAGTCAGCCGGTAGATAATAATACCAGATTTCTCGCCGGAGTGGAGTATGCGTATAAAAATATACTATTTTTCCGTACGGGGTTGAGATATAACTATGATACTAACTGGTTCACCACCGGGATCGGGGTGAGATACGGACATTACCGACTTGACTACGCATATTTACCGTTTGGCCCGTTAGGGAACGCGCATAAGCTTACATTGGTGTTCACAGGTTTTCCCAGGAGTAGGTAG